A segment of the Streptomyces sp. NBC_01235 genome:
GGGCCGCGTACGCCCGGGCCGGCCTCGCCCTGATCGGCGCCGTACCGGATCGGGGCTGAACCGGATCGGGGCTGAACCTCGAACCGCGGGCCGGCTCCGGAGCGATGTCGCTCCGCAGCCGGCCCGCGGTTCGGGCGTGGATCAGACGTCCTCGGTGACGGGGGCCGTGACGGGGGCCAGCTTCCGGGACCTGTCGAAGTGGACGACGTCGGCCAGCGTGCCGCCCAGGATGGCCGCGCGGTCGTCGTCGGACACCGACTCGTCGAAGTTGTACGCGATGCAGTCGGCGCTGCTGCGGAAGGTGCCTTCGGCATGGGGGTAGTCGTTGCCCCACATGATCGTCGACAGGCCGGTGATGTGGCGGGCCTTGACGGCCGTGGGGTCGTCCGCGAACTGCACGTGGATCTGGCGCTGGATGTACTCGCTGGGCTTGAGGGGGTAGGGCCATTTCTCGTTGACGGTGAACAGCCGCCCCATGGCCGGCTGGTCCTTCGGCGAGCGGCTGTCGTCCCAGAATCCGAGCCACCAGTCGGGGTCCTGGCCGATGCCGGTCCTGAAGGACTTGTCCATGAAGCCCATGTAGGAGACCAGCCATCCGGCGCTGAACTCGATCAGGTTGAAGTGAAGGTTCGGGAACCGTTCGCAGACGCCGCCACCGACGAGGTCGGCGATGATGCGCTGCGGATTGGCGAACCCGGCCGCGGAGTTCTGCAGCCGGCCCGACACCATGTCGTCGGTCAACTGGCCCTTGCCCATGTTGACGGCCGTCATCATGCTCCGGACGGTCATCGCGGTGTCCGACGTGTCTTCCTTGGTCTTCACCCCGCCGGTGGCGACGTGGATGAACACCGGCATCCCGTTCGCCTGGGCGGCCGTCCACACCGGGTCGTACAGGCGCGAGGCATAGGGCACGGGCGGGGTCTCCGGGATCAGGATCGCCCCCAGCCCGAGGCGTGCGCACCGCTCGATCTCGGCGACGGCCTCGGGGATGTCCGTGACGGGGATCGCCGCTGTCGGGCGCAGCCGGTCCTTGTACGGGAGGAACCGCTCGGCGATGTAGTCGTTCCACACACGTGCGTGCGCCATCGACAGTTCGTGGTCGTCGGTGAACAGCACGAACAGCGACAGGTTGGGGAACATCACCGAGGCGTCGACACCGTCGAGGTTCATGTCCCGGATGATGTGCTCCGGCTCGCCGTCCGGGGTCTCCCCGCCGAACTGCCGGTACTTGGAGATGGTCCAGCCGTCGTACCCGATGGTGTGCAGCTTCTTGAACTCGGTGTGCCCGCCCGCCACGATCGGCTCCTCGAGCGTGAACTCCTCTTCCCAGAGGGCCCGTTCGCGAAGGTGCCCGGGCAGCCGGGTCTTGAACAGATCGACCGGCTCGATGATGTGCGAGTCGCCGGACACGACAAATTCCTTGAACACAGGCGGTACCTCTTTCCGAACATCGTCGTTCGCTTGGGCGCCTCCCCCGAGTGATGGTCGAAGTTACCTGTACCGATCGGTCCAGTCAACGATTCAGTACACCCCGCTCCTGACATTCCTGTCAGGTGGCGAGCTACTTCCCCGCCATTGGCAATTCAGTACACTGAACACCGGGAACCACGGCGATCAGGAGACGGCACATGACGACGGCGTACTCGTTCTCTTCGCAGCTCTACATAGACGGACGCCGCACCGACGGCGGGTCTGACGCGCGGATCGTCGTACGCAATCCGGCGACCGAGGAGACGATCGCGGAGGTCCCCGAGGCCTCGCTCACTGATGTGCGCGCTGCCGTCGGCGCGGCCCGCCGGGCCTTCGACGAGGGCCCCTGGCCACGGATGAGGCCCGCCGCGCGGGCCGCGGTGCTGCTGTGCATGGCCGAGGAGATGGAGCGCCGGCTCCCTGACCTAGTCGCCGTCAACATGGCCGAGGCGGGGTCCGTCCGCGCCCTCGCGGAGAGCCTGCAGACCCGCGTCCCGGTGGCGCATCTGCGCGACATGGCGGAGCGGGTGATGCCGACGTTCGGGTGGGAGCGCCCGATGGAGCCCACGATCGCGCCGGGCATCGGCATCTCCCAAGGGGTGCTGCGCCGGGAGGCCTTCGGGGTGTGTGCCCTGATCTCGGCCTACAACTTCCCGTTCTTCCTCAGCATGATGAAGGTGATCCCCGCTCTCGCGGCGGGCTGCACCGTCGTCCTGAAGCCGGCGCCGCAGACTCCCCTGGACTCCCTGTTGATCGGCGACTTCGCGGACGCGGCGGGTCTGCCACCGGGCGTGCTGAACATCGTCACCGGTGACGTGGAGGCCGGCCGGGAACTGACCACCCACCCCATGGTGGACCTCGTCAGCTTCACCGGGTCGGACACGGTCGGGCGCATGGTCTACGCCCAGGCCGCCGCCTCCATGAAGAAGGCGGTCCTCGAACTGGGCGGGAAGTCGGCCAACATCGTCCGCGCCGACGCCGACCTCGACGGCGCCGTCCGCTCCGCGCTCGCGGGCATCACGACCCACGCCGGCCAGGGCTGTTCGCTGCTCACCCGCACGCTTGTGCACGAGTCCGTCCACGACGAACTGGTCGCCCGGCTGAGCGCGGGCCTCGCCGGGGTGAGGGTGGGCGATCCCGCCGACGCGGCCACCACGATGGGTCCGCTGATCAGCGAGGCCCAGCGGGACAAGGTCGAGAAGCTGATCCGCGCCGGTGAGGAGGAGGGCGCCCGGGTCGTCTTCGGCGGCGGGCGCCCGGTCGGCCTGGACCGGGGCCACTTCGTGGAACCCACGCTCTTCGTCGGCGTCGACAACGCGATGACCGTCGCGCGGACCGAGTTCTTCGGACCGGTCGGTGTCGTCATCCCGTTCCGCACCGACGAGGAGGCGGTGGGCATCGCGAACGACAGCCCGTACGGCCTGGGCGGCGCGGTCTGGAGCGCCGACACGGTGACGGCGTACGAGATCGCGGGCCGGATCCGGGCCGGCGGTGTCACGATCAACGGCGGCAGCGCCGGTGTGAACCCGCGGGCCGCCTTCGGCGGTTACAAACAGAGTGGACTCGGCAGGGAATGGGGCGAGTTCGGCCTCGACGAGTACCTGCAGACGAAGACGGTGAGCTGGGCGGCACGCTGACCGGCGTACCACCCGAGGCATGCGAGGGGCCGACGCCTCGCACTCGACGGCCGTGACCTCACAGGGAAGACGCCCGACCGGATCCGCCGGGCCGGTCTCGTCCATCTTCCCGAGGGCCGCGGCGTGTTCCCCACCCTCACAGCCGGAGCACACCGTCCGACCGCCGGGCGTCCAGTTGCTCGACCATGGTGGGCTACGCCGTCAGGACCACGGCCGACCCCATGCCGCCGCCCGCGCACATGGCCGCGACCGCCGTCCCCCTACCCCGGCGCCGCAGTTCGTGCGCCAGGGTGACGATCATGCGGGTGCCGGTGGTGGCGATCGGGTGGCCGAGGCTGCAACCGCTGCCGAACGGGTTGACCCGCTCCGGGTCTAGGCCCAGCTCACGGGTGGTGGCCACCGCCACGGCCGCGAACGCCTCGTTGACCTCGAACAGGTCGACCTCGTCGATGCCGAGCCCGGCGCGGTCGAGGGCCTTGCGGATCGCGCGGATCGGCGCGAGGCCGGTCTCCACGGGATCGACGCCCACACTCGCCCAGGCACGCACCGTCGCGAGCGGGGTGAGTCCGTGGGCGGCGGCGACGTCGGATCCGGCGACGACGACCGCGGCGGCACCGTCGTTCACGCCGCTGGAGTTTCCGGCCGTGATGGAGAAGCCCTCGATCTCGGGGTGCAGCACCTTCAGGGCGGCCAGCTTCTCCAGGCTGGTGTCGCGCCGCGGATGCTCGTCGACGTCGAACACGGACACCTGGCCGCCGCGGTCGGTGACCTTCACGGGGACGATCTCGTCGGCGAAACGGCCCTCGTCGACGGCGCGCACGGCCCGCCGATGGGAGCGCAGCGCCCAGGCGTCCATCTCCTGCCGGGTGAGGCCGGCCAGCCGGGCCGTGTTCCAGCCGACGAGCACCCCCATGTCGTTGTTGGGCGCCTCGGGCGTCGGGACGTGGGAGGGCGACATCCAGGGGTCCTGCCAGTCGTCGTCCGTGCCCGGGATCCGCCGCCGGGACACCGGTGCCGTCGACGAGGACTGCGTCCCGCCCGCGACGACCACACGGTCCATTCCGGCGCGCACGCTCCCGGCGGCGGTCGCCACGCTGGCCAGTCCCGAGGCGCAGTGCCGGTTGTGCGCCAGGCCCGGGACATGCGTCAGCCCGGCCTGAAGGGCGGCGTAGCGGGCGATGTCCCCGCCGCCGGCCAGGGATTCACCGAGCACGACGTCGTCGATCGTCTCCGGCGGCAACCCGCAGCGCTGTGCGGCTTCGCGGACGACGACGGTGGCGAGGTCGAAGGCGCTGGTGTCCCGCAGGGTTCCCCTGCGGGCGGTTCCGATCGCGGTGCGGCAGGCGGCGAGAACTACGGCATCAACCATGCAATTCAGAGTACTCAACTCGGAAGCCGCCCGTAAGCTCTCCCGTCAAGTGCGCTGCAGTTCTCGACCGGTCGATTAAAAGAGGATACCTTGCTCTGGTGAACTTCGAGCTCAGCGAGGAGCAGATCCTCCTGCGCGAGGCATCGCGCGACCTGTTGTCGGATCTGGCCCCGATCGAACGTGTGCGGGCCTGGATGGACGGCGACGAAGACGTCGACCCGGAGGTGTGGAGCCTGACGTCCGACCTCGGGTGGCCCGGGCTGGCCCTGCCCGAGGAGTACGGCGGTGCCGGCCAGGGGCTTGTGGAACTCGTGCTGGTCGCGGAGGAGACAGGACGGGCGCTCGGGCGGGGCCCGTTCACGTCCACCGCGCTTGTCGGCCGGGCGCTCGCCGCCGCCGGTCCGCCTCGACTGCGTACCGAAGTGCTCCCCGAACTCGCAGCCGGATCGCGCTGGGCCACGTGGGCCTTCGCGGAACCGCACGCGCCATGGACCCTCGACGGCATCCGCGCCACCGCCCGCACCGAGGCGGACGTCGTCGTCCTCGACGGGGTCAAGACCGCGGTGCAGGACGCCGGCGGCGCCCGCCTGCTGCTCGTCACGGCACTCCACGACGGGATCCCGGCGTCGTTCCTCGTCGACCGCCACGCGCCGGGGGTCACCGTCCGGCGCCGGCGGGTCCTCGATCCGACCCGCTCGTTCTACGAGGTCCGGTTCGAGAACGTACGGGTCCCCTACGGCCACCGCCTGGACGACGGGCCGGACGGCATCCAGCGGCTGCTCGACGAGGCGTCGCTGCTGCGGTGCGCCGACGCGCTCGGAGTGATGGAGCGCATGCTGGAACTCACCGTCGAACACGTGAAGACCCGGGTGCAGTTCGGGCGGCCGATCGGCGCCTTCCAGGCCGTCAAGCACGCGTGCGCCGACATGGCGCTGCTCGTGCACGGCACCCGGGCCGCAACGTTCCACGCGGCGATGGCCGTCGACGCCGGAGCGGACGACGCCGCCCGGGCGGCCTGCGCCGCCGCCGCGCACGCCTCGGCCGCCGCCGGCGAGGTGGCGGGCCGTGCCCTGCAACTGCATGGGGGTGTCGGTTTCACCTGGGAGCATGATCTGCACCTCCACCTGCGCCGCGCCAGGGCCGACAGCGTGCTGTACGGCGACAGCGCCGTCCACCGGGACCGGCTGTGCA
Coding sequences within it:
- a CDS encoding thiolase family protein → MVDAVVLAACRTAIGTARRGTLRDTSAFDLATVVVREAAQRCGLPPETIDDVVLGESLAGGGDIARYAALQAGLTHVPGLAHNRHCASGLASVATAAGSVRAGMDRVVVAGGTQSSSTAPVSRRRIPGTDDDWQDPWMSPSHVPTPEAPNNDMGVLVGWNTARLAGLTRQEMDAWALRSHRRAVRAVDEGRFADEIVPVKVTDRGGQVSVFDVDEHPRRDTSLEKLAALKVLHPEIEGFSITAGNSSGVNDGAAAVVVAGSDVAAAHGLTPLATVRAWASVGVDPVETGLAPIRAIRKALDRAGLGIDEVDLFEVNEAFAAVAVATTRELGLDPERVNPFGSGCSLGHPIATTGTRMIVTLAHELRRRGRGTAVAAMCAGGGMGSAVVLTA
- a CDS encoding acyl-CoA dehydrogenase family protein, which translates into the protein MNFELSEEQILLREASRDLLSDLAPIERVRAWMDGDEDVDPEVWSLTSDLGWPGLALPEEYGGAGQGLVELVLVAEETGRALGRGPFTSTALVGRALAAAGPPRLRTEVLPELAAGSRWATWAFAEPHAPWTLDGIRATARTEADVVVLDGVKTAVQDAGGARLLLVTALHDGIPASFLVDRHAPGVTVRRRRVLDPTRSFYEVRFENVRVPYGHRLDDGPDGIQRLLDEASLLRCADALGVMERMLELTVEHVKTRVQFGRPIGAFQAVKHACADMALLVHGTRAATFHAAMAVDAGADDAARAACAAAAHASAAAGEVAGRALQLHGGVGFTWEHDLHLHLRRARADSVLYGDSAVHRDRLCTLLRRPPVSA
- a CDS encoding amidohydrolase family protein: MSGDSHIIEPVDLFKTRLPGHLRERALWEEEFTLEEPIVAGGHTEFKKLHTIGYDGWTISKYRQFGGETPDGEPEHIIRDMNLDGVDASVMFPNLSLFVLFTDDHELSMAHARVWNDYIAERFLPYKDRLRPTAAIPVTDIPEAVAEIERCARLGLGAILIPETPPVPYASRLYDPVWTAAQANGMPVFIHVATGGVKTKEDTSDTAMTVRSMMTAVNMGKGQLTDDMVSGRLQNSAAGFANPQRIIADLVGGGVCERFPNLHFNLIEFSAGWLVSYMGFMDKSFRTGIGQDPDWWLGFWDDSRSPKDQPAMGRLFTVNEKWPYPLKPSEYIQRQIHVQFADDPTAVKARHITGLSTIMWGNDYPHAEGTFRSSADCIAYNFDESVSDDDRAAILGGTLADVVHFDRSRKLAPVTAPVTEDV
- a CDS encoding aldehyde dehydrogenase family protein, with the protein product MTTAYSFSSQLYIDGRRTDGGSDARIVVRNPATEETIAEVPEASLTDVRAAVGAARRAFDEGPWPRMRPAARAAVLLCMAEEMERRLPDLVAVNMAEAGSVRALAESLQTRVPVAHLRDMAERVMPTFGWERPMEPTIAPGIGISQGVLRREAFGVCALISAYNFPFFLSMMKVIPALAAGCTVVLKPAPQTPLDSLLIGDFADAAGLPPGVLNIVTGDVEAGRELTTHPMVDLVSFTGSDTVGRMVYAQAAASMKKAVLELGGKSANIVRADADLDGAVRSALAGITTHAGQGCSLLTRTLVHESVHDELVARLSAGLAGVRVGDPADAATTMGPLISEAQRDKVEKLIRAGEEEGARVVFGGGRPVGLDRGHFVEPTLFVGVDNAMTVARTEFFGPVGVVIPFRTDEEAVGIANDSPYGLGGAVWSADTVTAYEIAGRIRAGGVTINGGSAGVNPRAAFGGYKQSGLGREWGEFGLDEYLQTKTVSWAAR